The genomic window TCACGACGGTGGATCAGGGGGTGCAGGACTACATCGACGCGACCTACGAGGTGCGTGACGGCAGCGTGTCGGCCGTGGACCCGCAGCCGGTGCCGCTGTCAGGCGCCGGGGTCCCCGGCGCCTGACCCGCGGGGAGAGGGCCGCGCGCCGGGGTCCCCGGCGCCTGACCCGCGGGGAGAGGGCCGCGACGCGACACGCGTCGCGGCCCTCTTCGTTTTGGGTGCGGTCGCCGAGTGAGTATTCGCGGTGCCGAGTGAGTATTCGCGGTGCCGAGTGAGTATTCGGCACTCGTCACAGCGGGAGCACATGGGCACGAGGGAGAGGAACCTCGTCGGCCTGCAGCTTCAGCGCGAAGGCGGTGAGCGACTCGAGGTGCGCCCACTGGCAACGGGCGAAGGGCCACCCTGTGGTCGCGGTCACCCACTCCTGCCGACGGCGCTGCCGCTCGAGGATCTCACTCGGGTCGCGGCCGCCGGTCATCCCCGGGTCGAGGTACTTCCCGATCCCGTCGAATTCCCACCAGACCCCGACGTCGTCCAACGCGGCATCCATTCGGTAGACACTGCCGTTGGGCCCTGGCACCGCGACCTGCAGCCGGGGCCTCGCGAACCCGAGGAGGAGCAGGTACAGGCGCCCGACCGATTCGCCGGGGCCATCGGCGCGGCCGTCGGCGAGTTCGAGCACCCAGCGCGCCTGACGGATGCCGCGGGCTCCCGGCATCCGGAACAGGCGCTGCCACAAGCGCATCAGCATCCGGTCGGCGGCATACTCGTCGTACTGACGAGTGCTGTCGTCCCACGCGACGCGATGAAGCGCGGCATCGGCGACGGCCAGGGCGGCCTCGAGCCGCAGCACGCGAATCGCATCGACGACGGTCCGCTCGAGCGACGTCACCGCCAGGCCGCCAACGGAGGCGACGTCCTCTTCCGGGAGCGAATCGCGGTGCCGGAACACGGCGGGATGCGACCGGGTCGCCGCGCCGGCGCGCATGGTCACGTGCACGCGTCGCGGCCGGGTGCGGAAGAGCGGCAGCCCGTGGACGGCGACCGCGCTCGCGTACGAGACGACGGCGACATCCGTGCGCATGGCACGCGCGATACTCGCGACCTCGATGCGATGGCGCTCCTCCGCGTAGAGGGACGCGTACTCCTGCGCCGTCAGCTCCCATTGACCGTGCAGGCGGACGAGCGTCCCCCGAGCGAGACGCTGCCGGACCTCGAAGCGCGCCTGCTCCCGCGCGAACTGTTCGGACGCCTGCAGGTCGGCAGGCATGATCTCGAGTGTCATGCGTCGATGGTGACGCGGATGCCGGCTGGCGCGCGGATGCCGGGATGGCATCGGTGGACTATCGGGCGTGTGCTCGGTGTTGTGGAGAGCGCGCCGTCGGGTGAGTGGTCACTCGGCACCCCGGATACTCACTCGGCGACGCGAATACTCACTCGGCACCGCGAATACTCACTCGTCGACGCGAATACTCACTCGACGACGCGAATACTCACTCGCGACCGCGAATACTCACTCGCGACCGCGAATACTCACTCGCGAGCGCGCACCCTCACTCGGCAGCCGCCGCCGGCGCGGGCGAGAACTGCGCGACCAGTTCCCGCTTCAGCACCTTGCCGCTTCCGCCGAGCGGGAGCTCCGCCACCACATGCACGGCCCGGGGGTACTTGTACGCCGCGATCCGGTCCCGCGTGAACGCGATCAGCTCCTCGGCATCCACGCTGTGCCCGTCGTGCGCCACGACCGCCACGTGCACCTCCTGCCCGCGCAGGTCGTCCGGCACGCCGAACACGGCAGCGACCGCGACCGCAGGATGCCGCGCGATCACGGCTTCCACTTCGGTCGGGTACACGTTGTAGCCGCTGCGCACGATCATGTCCTTCTTGCGGTCCACGATCGTCAGCACCCCATCGACGAACCGCCCGAGGTCACCCGTGCGGAACCACCCGTCGACGATCGCCGACGCGGTGGCATCCGGGCGACCGAGATACCCCTTGAACAGGTTGTGCCCCCGCACGACGACTTCGCCGAGCGCGTCCGGGTCGTCCACGAGCTCCACCCGCTCCTCCTGCTCGGCGTCGGCGATCGCCACATCGACGCCCCAGAGGGGACGCCCGACGGTGCCGGGGCGGATCGGCTCCACGAGCGCGTTCGACGACACGATCGGCGCCGTCTCGGTCAGTCCGTACCCCTCGTGCACGTCCGCGCCGAACGCGTCGCGGAACGCCTCGAGCACGGCGACCGGCAGGGCGGCGCCGCCCGAGACGGCGTACCGCAGCGGCGGCCGGGCGTCGCTGCGGCGGGCGGCCTCCAGCATCCCCACGTACATCGTCGGAACGGCGGTGAACACCGTCGCGCCATGGGCGACCATGAGGGCGAGCGCGTCGTCGGCGTCGAAACGCGGCAGCAGGATGATCGACGCCCCGACGCGGAACGCCATGTTCATCACGGCGGTCTGACCGAACGTGTGGAACAGCGGCAGCCCACCGAAGACGATGTCGCCGGAGTGCAGGTTGAACGAGTCGATGAGGGTGCAGTGCACCTGCTCCACCAGCGCGAGGTGTGAGCCGACGGCGCCCTTCGGGGTTCCCGTGGTGCCGCTGGTGTAGAGGATCGTCGCGGCATCGCTCGGCCGCGTCGCGGTGTGCCGTTCGATGGGGGTCGCTGCGGCGGCCTCGTCCTCCAGACGCGGCAGGTCGCCGACCGGTGACGGAGTCCCGGCGGGCAGCAGCACCGTGACGACGGGGATGCCGGTGGCCGCCGCCGCCGGAATCGCCTCGCCGAGGAGCGGCGCGGCGACGACGAAGAGGTCCGCTTCGGCGTCCCGCAGCACGTACGCGATCTCGTCGGCCTTGAACAGCAGGTGCACCGGCACCACGACGGCGCCGAGCGAGAGCGCGGCGTAGTACACGCGGGCGAAATCGGGCACGTTCGGCACGATCATCGCGACGCGGTCGCCGGCGCGGATGCCACGGTCGCGCAGGGCGCCCGCGTACGCGCGCACCTCGTCCCACAGCTGCGCATAGGTCGTGGTGGTGCCGGCGAAGAGCAGCGCCGGGCGGTCAGAGTGACGGCGCGCGGATTCGGCGAGGATGCTCGCGACCGACAGCGTCGCGTAGCCCGGGTCGTCGATGGCGGAGTCGGGTCGGTGGGTCACGATGGTCCTTTCGTCGTTGAATGGAACTTCTGTCGAATACTCACTCGGCGATGCGAATACTCACTCGCGAGCGCGAATACTCACTCGGCACCGCGAATACTCACTCGCGAGCGCAGCTGGGCGCGGCCGAGGCTGTTCAGATGCACTTCGTCGGGGCCGTCGGCGATGCGCAGGGTGCGGACGCCGGCGAAGAGCTCCGCCAGCGGGGTGTCCTGCGACACCCCGGCCCCGCCGAACACCTGGATCGCCCGGTCGAGGATCCGCTGCACCGCGCGGGGCACCGCGATCTTGATCGCCTGGATCTCGGTCATCGCCTTGCGGTTGCCGACGGTGTCCATGAGCCACGCGGTCTTCAGCACGAGCAGCCGCAGCGCCTCCAGCTCGATCCGCGCCTCGGCGACCCACTCGCGGATCACCCCCTGCTCCCCCAGGGTGCGCCCGAAAGCGACGCGCTCGTTCGCCCGGTCGGTCATCAGCGCCAGCGCCCGCTCGCCCATGCCCAGCGCCCGCATGCAGTGGTGGATGCGACCGGGCCCCAGCCGCGCCTGCGCGATCGCGAATCCGTCGCCCTCCCCCGCGAGCAGGTTCTCGGCCGGCACCCGCACGTCGTCGAAGACGACCTCGGCGTGCCCCCCGTGGTCGCGATCGTCGTAGCCGAACACCGTCAGCGCCCGTTCCACGCGCACGCCGGGGGCGTCGCGGGGCACGAGGATCATCGACTGCTGACGATGCCGCTCGGCGTCGGGATCGGTCTTGCCCATCACGATGAAGATCGCGGCATCCGGGTTCATCGCCCCCGTCGACCACCATTTGCGGCCCGATACGACGTAGGAGTCCCCATCGCGGCGGATGCGGGTGCCGATGTTCGTCGCGTCGCTCGAGGCGACGTCGGGCTCGGTCATGCAGAACGCGGAGCGGATGCGGGCATCCAGCAGCGGCTCGAGCCACCGCTCCTGCTGGGCGGGCGTGCCGAAGTCGTGCAGCACCTCCATGTTGCCGGTGTCGGGGGCCGCGCAGTTGAACGCGACCGGCGCCAGGCGCGGGCTCCACCCCGTGATCTCGGCGATCGGCGCGTACTGCAGGTTCGTCAGCCCCGCCCCGTGCTCGCCCGGCAGGAACAGGTTCCAGAGCCCCGCCGCACGGGCACGCTCCCGCAGCTCCGACACGATCGGCCGGAAGGCCCACTCGCCGGGCGTGGCATCCAGCTGCTCCTGCAGCACCGACTCGGCGAGCACCACGTGCTCGTCGACGAACGCCCGCGCCCGTTCTGCCAGCTGCCGAGTGGTGTCGTCGTGGGCGAAGTCCATCAGAGCGCCTCCAGTCCTTGGCGGGCGAGCGGTTCCACCAGCGCGCCCATCCCGTCGAATCCGTCGCCGACGGTGTCGCCGGAGCGGAAGCGGTAGTGGATCCCCTCGAGGATCACCGCGAGCTTGTACGCCGCGAAGGCGCGGTACCAGCCGAGGTCGGGCAGGTCCGTCCCGGCATGCCGGGCATACACCTCGGCGAGTTCGTCGAACCGCGGGTATCCGGCGGCCGGATCGACGGCGCTCGGAATCGCGCCGCCGAACGCGGCGGGAAGGGCGGCGATGTCCCAGTACAGCGCGAAGATGCCCAGGTCCACCAGCGGATCACCCAGCGTCGCCATCTCCCAGTCGAGCACGGCCGACAGGCGCGGCTCCACGCCGTCGACGAGGGCGTTGTCGAGTCGGTAGTCGCCGTGCACGATGCCGGAGCGCCGGCTCTGCGGCATCCCCTCGCCCAGGCGTTCCTGCAGCGCGTCGAGCGTCGGCGTCGCCCGCGAGCGCGAGGCGTCGAGCTGCCGCTTCCACGTGGACATCTGGCGCGAGAGGTATCCGTCGGCGCGGCCGAAGTCCGCCAGCCCCACGGATGCCGGGTCGACGCCGTGCAGATCCGCCAGGGTCCGCACCAGGTCGGTGCTCAGGCGGGCCAGCCCTGCGGGGTCGTACCCGGCGTTGTGCCCGGGGGTCGACAGCACCCGCCCGGGCGCGCGCTCCATGACGAAGAAGGTGGTGCCGGTGATCGCTCCCCCGGTGTCGTCGACGACGTCGACGGCGATCGGCACGGGCACCGGCGTGGATGCCAGCGCCGAGATGACCCGGTGCTCGCGCCGCATGTCGTGCGCACTGGCGAGCACGTGGCCGAGCGGCGGGCGCCGCAGCACGAGCGGGCGCCGCGCGCCGTCGATCGCGTAGGTGAGGTTGCTGCGGCCGCCGGCGATGACGGTGGCGCTGAGGTCACCGTTCGCGAGGTCGGGGTGCGCGGTGGCGAGCCACTCCGTGAGCGCCTGCACGTCGAGCCCCGGCACGTCGGTCATCGTCGACCCCTCTCCGCGCCGCATCGCGTCGCCGGTTCAGCATACCGCCTGGTCGGTTTGTGTCCAACCCGGCCGGTTCGGGGCGCGTATCCGGCACCGAACCCCGCAATCCCCCCGTTCGGGGCGCGTATCGGGTACCGGACCCCGCAACCCACCGGTTCGGGGCGCGTATCGGGCACCGGACCCCGCAATCCCCCCGTTCGGGGCGCGTATCGGGCACCGGACCCCGCAACCCACCGGTTCGGGGCGCGTATCGGGCACCGGACCCCGCGGCGCTCGAACCGGCGTCCCGCCCGAGCCGGCCCGCGCTCAGTCGAGCAGCTGCGCCGCGACCGCCGCGCGCACGGCACCCGGCACGGGAACGGGACGGCGGCTCGCGGCATCCACGAACACGTGCACGAAACGCCCCACGGCGATGGGCTCGTCCTCGCCGGGGCGCAGAATCCCGAGCGCCCACGTGATGCTCGTGGCCCCCAGCCGCTCCACGCCGACCCCGACCTCGAGCGGCTCGGGGAACGACGCCGACGCGCGGTAGTCGCACGACGACGAGACGACGAGGGCGATCGCCGGCGAGGATGCCGGATCGAGGCCTCCCTCGGCGATCATCCAGGCGTTCACCGCGGTGTCCATCGCCTCGTAATACACGACGTTGTTGAGGTGCCCGTACTGGTCGTTGTCGCGCCAGCGGGTCATGAACGGTTGGCGCACGCCGTAGTGCGGCATCGGTCCTCCAGGGGTCAGTCCGCGCGCAGCAGCACGCGGAACGCCGCGCGGGCGCGAGACGCGCTGGGCTCGTCGCCGGCGATCAGGTCGGCATAGGTGAACGATTCGGAGACGCGCACGAGCAGGTACGCGAGGCTGTGCACGTCGATGGCCCCGCCGAGCGGCTGCGCCCCCAGCTCCGCGCGGATCAGCCACTCGGCCGTCGCGACGTACCGACGCTGGATCTCGCTTTCGATCGTCGTGAGCAGCCGCAGCGCACGGGCAGGCTCGCGCCGCAGGAACTCACGGAAGTAGGGCGCGCGGTTCAGGTCGGCGACGAAGTGGGTGAGCAGCTCGGCGAGGCGGTCCGCGCCGACGCGATCCGCCGTGGCGTGGTCGGCCTGCACGAGGGTCGGGACGGCGAGCGACCACAGCACCTCGCTCAGCAGGGCGTCGCGGTTGCCCACCCAACGGAAGAGCGAGGTGCGATCCACGCCCAGCGCCGCGGCGAGCGCGCCCATGTCGATGCGGTGCCCGGCGATGAACTGCTCGCGGGCGAGGTCGAACGCCCTCCGGGCGTCGGCGTGGGATGCCAGCCGCGCCGAGAGCCAGGAGGGGGCGGCATCCACCCCCACCGTCGCGATGGGCGGCGCGACGGGCGCAGGCGCGGGCGTGGACATGCCGGAACTCTACCGCCGCGTCGAGTGGATGCAACATCTCAGGAAATGTTGCATGATGGGCGTCATACCCGGATCACCGACGATCGGAGAAGCGATGCCGCTCACCCTCACCCCACCCGCCGACGAGACCCACGCCCCGCCCGCCGAGCGCCTCGACGCCGACTTCTACGATTTCCAGAGCGCGCTGACCGACGCCGAACGCGCGCAGCTGGGCCGCATCCGCGCATTCCTGCGTGACGAGGTCGCGCCCCGCGCGGACGAGTTCTGGGAACGCGCGGAGAGCCCGCGCCACCTCTTCCCCCGGTTCGCCGAGCTGGGCATGCTCGGTGCCGGCATCCCCGAGGTCGCCCAGTACGACAACAGCGCCCTCTACCGGGGCTGGGTCGCCCTGGAGATCTCCCGGGTGGATGCCTCGACGGCCACCTTTCTGGGCGTGCACAGCGGCCTGGCGATGAACGCGATCTGGGTGGGCGGCTCCGACGAGCAGCGCGCCCAGTGGCTGCCGCCGATGGCGCGCGGCGAGCTGGTCGGGGCGTTCGCGCTGACCGAGCCGCTGTCGGGATCCGACACGGCGCGCGGGCTTCGCACCACCGCCACGCGGCGGAAGGCGGCCGACGGCACCGACGAGTGGGTGATCGACGGCGCGAAGCGCTGGATCGGGAGCGCGGGATTCTCGGACATCACCGTCGTGTGGGCCCGGGACACCGCAGACGGGCAGATGAAGGGCTTCATCGTGCCCACGTCCACCCCCGGCTACTCGGCGACCAAGATCGAGCGCAAGCAGTCGCTGCGCGCCGTCGAGAACGCCGACATCACGCTGACGGGCGTCGTCGTTCCCGACGCGCTGCGGCTGCAGCGGATCGAGTCGTTCACCGAGGTCGCGATCGTGCTGCGGCTGACGCGCGCCGAGGTCGCCTGGCAGGGGCTCGGCAACGGCATCGGCGCCTACGAGGCGGCGGTGCGCTACACCGCGACGCGTGAGCAGTTCGGGAAGCCGATCGCGTCGTTCCAGCTCGTGCAGGACAAGCTCGCCACCGCGCTGTCGAACATCACGGCGTGCCTCGCGATGTGCACGCGGGTTTCGCAGCTGCAGGACGAAGGCAAGCAGACCGACGCGCAGGCCGCGATGGCGAAGGCGTTCGTCACGGCCCGGATGCGCGAGACCGTCGCCCTCTGCCGCGAGGTGATGGGAGGCAACGGCATCACGCTGGACTACGGGGCGGCGCGGGCCTTCTGCGACGCGGAGGCGATCTACACCTTCGAGGGGACGCACGACATGAACACGCTCATCGTGGGGCGCGAGATCACCGGCATCCAGGCGTTCACCTCATGAACGAGGCGTACATCGTCGCCACGGCCCGCTCGCCCATCGGCCGCGCCCGCAAGGGGTCGCTCGCGGACGTGCGCCCCGACGACCTCGTCGCACAGATGGTGCAGGCGGCGTTGGACATGGTGCCGTCTCTGGACCCCGCACGGATCGACGACCTGATGATCGGCACCGGACAGCCCGCCGGAAGGCAGGGCATGAACATCGCGCGGATCGTCTCGGTGCTGCTCGGGCTCGACACGGTGCCGGGCACGACCGTGAACCGGTACTGCTCCTCGTCGCTGCAGACCACGCGCATGGCGTTCCACGCGATCAAGGCCGGCGAGGGGGACGTCTTCGTGTCGGCGGGCGTCGAGTCGGTGTCGCAGTACGCGCACGGGTTCGCCGACCTGCCCGAGGCGGTGAACCCGGCCTTCGCGGATGCCGCGGCGCGCACGGCCGCCCGGTCGGAGGCGGGGTCGCCGGTGTGGGCCGACCCGCGGGCGGACGGGGCGCTGCCGGATGCCTACATCGCGATGGGGCAGACGGCCGAGAACGTCGCGCAGCTGCACGGGGTGACCCGCGAGCAGCAGGACGCGTACGCGGCGCGGTCGCAGCAGCGGGCCGAGGCGGCGATCGCCTCGGGCTTCTGGGCGCGCGACATCACGCCGGTGACGCTCGCGGACGGGACCGTGGTGAGCGCGGACGACGGGCCGCGGGCGGGGGTGACAGCGGCCGGGCTCGCCGGGCTCGACCCGGTGTTCCGGCCGGACGGCACGGTGACGGCGGGCAACTGCTGCCCGCTCAACGACGGGGCGGCGGCCGTCGTGATCGTGTCGGGCCGGGTGGTGGACGAGCTCGGGCTGCAGCCGCTGGCGCGGATCGTCTCGACCGGGGTGAGCGGGCTGTCGCCCGAGGTGATGGGGCTCGGACCGGTCGAGGCGTCGCGGCAGGCGCTGGCGCGCGCGGGGCTCGGGATCGACGACATGGACCTCGTGGAGATCAACGAGGCGTTCGCGGCGCAGGTGATCCCCTCGGCACGGGAGCTCGGGATCGATCCGGAGCGGCTGAACGTGCACGGCGGCGCGATCGCGGTGGGGCACCCGTTCGGCATGACGGGGGCGCGCATCACGTCGACGCTGATCAACGGGCTCGCTTCGACGGGTGGGCGGTACGGCCTCGAGACGATGTGCGTGGGCGGCGGCCAGGGCATGGCGCTGGTACTGTCCCGCGACTGACCCGCCGCCGCTGCTGCTGCTGCTGCCGCTGCTGCTGCTGCCGAGTGAGTATTCGATGTCTCGAGTGAGTATTCAGCGCGCCGAGTGAGTATTGGCGACGAATACTCACTCGGCAGCGCGAATACTCACTCGGCAGCGCGAATACTCACTCGCGAGCGGGCGCGGGGACCAGCAGGGCCAGCGTCTCGGCGATCAGCGCGGGCTTGCGTCCCCCGTCGATCTCAACGGTCGTGCGCATCCCCACCCGCACCCCCTGGGGCGTCTCGTCCGCCGACGCGAGCTCGGTCACCGCCCGCACCCGCGACCCCGCGAGCACCGGCTGCAGGAACCGCACCTTGTCGAGGCCGTAGTTCACCGCCATCGCGACCCCGCCGACCTGCAGCAGCCCCTCGGTCAGCCGCGGCAGCAGCGACAGCGTCAGGTACCCATGCGCGATCGTCCCCCCGAAGGGCCCGGATGCCGCACGCTCGGCATCCAGGTGAATCCACTGCCGATCCTCCGTCGCCTCGGCGAACGCAGCGATCCGCTCCTGCGTGATCTCGAACCATTCCCCCGTCGCCGTTGCGCCCACCAGCCCGGCCAGCGTCGCCGGCGACTCCGCCGCGATCATGCGCGGGGCCCGCCCGCCACGTACAGCACCTGGCCCGAGATGAACCCGGCATCCTCCCCGGCGAAGAACGCCACCGCCGTCGCGACGTCTTCGGGAGTCCCACCCCGCCCCACCGGGATCTCCTTCGCCATCGCCGCGACGAAGTCCTCGAACGAGACCCCCATCCGCTCGGCGGTCGCGCGGGTCATGTCGGTCTGGATGAACCCCGGCGCCACGGCGTTCGCCGTCACCCCGTACCGCCCCAGCTCGATCGCGAGGGTCTTGGTGAACCCCTGCATCCCGGCCTTCGCCGCGGCGTAGTTCGCCTGCCCCCGGTTGCCGAGCGCCGACGTCGACGACAGGTTCACGATGCGCCCCCAGCCCGCCTGGACCATGTGCGCCTGCACGGCCTTCGTCATGACGAAGGCGCCCCGCAGGTGCACCGTCATCACGGCATCCCAGTCGTCCTCGCTCATCTTGAACAGCATGTTGTCGCGGATGATCCCCGCATTGTTCACGAGGATGGTCGGCGCCCCGAGCTCGGCGACGACCGTGTCGACGGCGGATGCCACGGCAGCGACATCCGCGACGTTCGCCCCGACGGCGAGGACGCGGCCCCCGTCGGCTTCGATCGCGGCGACGGTGTCGGCGCACGCGTCCGCGTCGAGGTCGAGCACGGCGACCGCGTGACCGGCGGCGGCGAGGCGGCGAGCCGTCGCGGCGCCGATGCCGCGTGCGGCCCCGGTGACGATCGCGGTGCGGGAGGGAGAAGAAGAGGAAGTCATGCAAGGTCCTTTCGTCGGGTTTCAGAAGACGGATCAGAAGACGATGAGCTGACGCAGTTCGCCACCGGCGGCGAGGCGGTCCATCGCGACATCGATGTCGTCGAGGCCGATGCGGGAGGTCACGAGACGCTCCAACGGCAGCCGGCCCGCCCGCCACATCTCGACGTAGCGCGGGATGTCCCGGGCAGGCACGGCGGAGCCGAGGTAGCTCCCGATGACGGTGCGCGCCTCGGCGGTCAGCTGCAGCGGCGAGACCTCGGCCCGCGCATCGGGCCCCGGAAGCCCCACGGTCACGGTCGTTCCGCCGGGCGCGGTCAGCGCCAGCGCGGTCTCGAACGCGCGCGCCGACCCCGCCGCCTCGATCGCGCTCGGGGTGCGGATGCCGCGCGCCACGGCATCCGCCGGCGAGAGCGCCTCCATGGCACCGAGCTCCCGCGCGAGGTCGAGCTTGGCCGGCACGGCGTCGACGCCGATCACGTCGAGCCCCAGCGCGACGGCGACCAGCAGCGCGGCCATGCCGACCCCGCCGAGCCCCACGATCGCGATCACCGAACCGGATGCCGGACGCGCGGCGTTCAGCACGGCACCGCCGCCCGTGAGCACGGCGCAGCCCAGGAGCGCGGCGATCTCGGCCGGCACGTCCGGGGGCACCGGCACGACGGAGGTGCGGCTGACGACGGCGTGGCTGGCGAAGCCGCTCACCCCGAGGTGGTGGAACACGTGCGCGCCGGCATCCACACCGCCGTCGCGCCGTCGGCGCAGTCGCATACCGCCTCCGACGAGTGTGCCGGCGGAATTGGCGGCGGTTCCGGGCTCACACGGCAGGCGGCCGTCGGTCGCGCACCCCGCGCAGGCGCCGCAGCGGGGCAGGAACGTCATGACCACGCGCACGCCGGGGCGGAGGTCGTCGACCCCGGGCCCCACCCGTTCGACGATGCCCGCGGCCTCGTGGCCGAGCAGCATCGGCGTGGGGCGGCGGCGGTTGCCATCGACGACGCTGAGGTCGGAGTGACACACCCCGGCCGCCTCGATGCGCACGAGCAGTTCGCCGTGGCCGGGGTCGTCGAGCTCGAGCGGCCCGATGGTGAACGGGCGGGATGCCGCGAACGGCGCGGTCGCCCCCGAGACTTCGAGCACGGCTCCGGTGATCTGCATCCGAACCTCCTCGTTCGTTCGCGCGCGGCGGTGCGTGATCGACAGCATACCGACTGCGCGGTATGTCGCGGTAACCCGTCGTGGTCGCTCACTCGACGCAGCGAATACTCACTCGACGGCGCGAATACTCACTCGGCAACACGAATACTCACTCGCGAGCGGGTAGGCGTTTTCCCAGCTTGCGGATCGGCGGCCTGTCTAGCCTTGACCCATCATGGACGACCCCCCCTCTCATAGTCCCGCGCCCTCTGACTGCCCAGCCGCTCCGGCGGCACGTTCATCGGTCAGGGGGTGTGAAGAATGAACGAGTGGATCATGCTCGGCATCGGCTTGGTCCTGACCATCGGAACCGGCCTGTTCGTCGCCAGCGAGTTCGCGCTGGTGAACCTGGACCGCCACGAGCTCGAGGCGCGACGTGCGCGCGGCGAGGGGGGCCTCGATGGCACCATCTCCGCACTGAGGATCACGTCGACCCACCTCTCCAGCGCGCAGCTCGGCATCACGCTGACGACGCTGCTGACGGGGTACACCTTCGAGCCGGCGATCAGCAGCCTGCTGCGCCAGCCGCTGCTCAACCTCGGCCTTCCCGAGGGGGCGGTCGGCCCGATCGGCGCCGTCACCGGCATCCTGATCGCGACACTCTTCTCGATGATCATCGGCGAGCTCGTGCCGAAGAACTTCGCCCTCGCCGTTCCGCTGGCCACGGCGAAGATCGTCACGCCGTTCCAGCGGGCCTTCACCGCGGTGTTCAAGCCGCTCATCCTGCTGTTCAACAACACCGCGAACGCGATCATCCGCGCCGTCGGCATCGAACCGAAGGAGGAGCTCTCGGGCGCGCGCAGCGCGGATGAGCTGTCGTACCTCATCCGGCACTCCGCCACGGCGGGCCTGCTCGACAAGTCCGACGCGCAGCTGCTGCGACGCACGCTGCGGTTCGCCGAGCACGACGCGTCCGAGGTCATGACCCCGCGCGTGCGGATGGCCACAGTCGACATCGCCGACACGGCAGACACCGTCATCGCCCAGTCGCGGACCACCGGATTCTCCCGGTTCCCCGTCATCGACGGCACCCCCGACCGCGTGGTCGGCGTCGTGCACGTCAAGCACGCGTTCGCCGTTCCCCTCGAGAAGCGCAGCGGCACCCGGGCCGACGCCCTCATGAGCGACGTGCGCACCGTGCCCGAGGGCATGGGAGCCGATCACCTGCTCACGGTGCTGCGCACCGAAGGCCTGCAGATCGCCGTCGTCGGCGACGAGTACGGCGGCACCGCCGGCATCGTCACCCTCGAGGACCTCGTCGAGGAGATCGTCGGCGAGCTGGAGGACGAGCACGACCGCACGCGCACCGGCATCCTGCGTTCCGGTCGCTCGGTCACG from Microbacterium sp. zg-Y625 includes these protein-coding regions:
- a CDS encoding alcohol dehydrogenase catalytic domain-containing protein, with translation MQITGAVLEVSGATAPFAASRPFTIGPLELDDPGHGELLVRIEAAGVCHSDLSVVDGNRRRPTPMLLGHEAAGIVERVGPGVDDLRPGVRVVMTFLPRCGACAGCATDGRLPCEPGTAANSAGTLVGGGMRLRRRRDGGVDAGAHVFHHLGVSGFASHAVVSRTSVVPVPPDVPAEIAALLGCAVLTGGGAVLNAARPASGSVIAIVGLGGVGMAALLVAVALGLDVIGVDAVPAKLDLARELGAMEALSPADAVARGIRTPSAIEAAGSARAFETALALTAPGGTTVTVGLPGPDARAEVSPLQLTAEARTVIGSYLGSAVPARDIPRYVEMWRAGRLPLERLVTSRIGLDDIDVAMDRLAAGGELRQLIVF
- a CDS encoding MaoC family dehydratase, whose protein sequence is MIAAESPATLAGLVGATATGEWFEITQERIAAFAEATEDRQWIHLDAERAASGPFGGTIAHGYLTLSLLPRLTEGLLQVGGVAMAVNYGLDKVRFLQPVLAGSRVRAVTELASADETPQGVRVGMRTTVEIDGGRKPALIAETLALLVPAPARE
- a CDS encoding acetyl-CoA C-acetyltransferase, translated to MNEAYIVATARSPIGRARKGSLADVRPDDLVAQMVQAALDMVPSLDPARIDDLMIGTGQPAGRQGMNIARIVSVLLGLDTVPGTTVNRYCSSSLQTTRMAFHAIKAGEGDVFVSAGVESVSQYAHGFADLPEAVNPAFADAAARTAARSEAGSPVWADPRADGALPDAYIAMGQTAENVAQLHGVTREQQDAYAARSQQRAEAAIASGFWARDITPVTLADGTVVSADDGPRAGVTAAGLAGLDPVFRPDGTVTAGNCCPLNDGAAAVVIVSGRVVDELGLQPLARIVSTGVSGLSPEVMGLGPVEASRQALARAGLGIDDMDLVEINEAFAAQVIPSARELGIDPERLNVHGGAIAVGHPFGMTGARITSTLINGLASTGGRYGLETMCVGGGQGMALVLSRD
- the fabG gene encoding 3-oxoacyl-ACP reductase FabG, whose amino-acid sequence is MTSSSSPSRTAIVTGAARGIGAATARRLAAAGHAVAVLDLDADACADTVAAIEADGGRVLAVGANVADVAAVASAVDTVVAELGAPTILVNNAGIIRDNMLFKMSEDDWDAVMTVHLRGAFVMTKAVQAHMVQAGWGRIVNLSSTSALGNRGQANYAAAKAGMQGFTKTLAIELGRYGVTANAVAPGFIQTDMTRATAERMGVSFEDFVAAMAKEIPVGRGGTPEDVATAVAFFAGEDAGFISGQVLYVAGGPRA
- a CDS encoding hemolysin family protein; translation: MNEWIMLGIGLVLTIGTGLFVASEFALVNLDRHELEARRARGEGGLDGTISALRITSTHLSSAQLGITLTTLLTGYTFEPAISSLLRQPLLNLGLPEGAVGPIGAVTGILIATLFSMIIGELVPKNFALAVPLATAKIVTPFQRAFTAVFKPLILLFNNTANAIIRAVGIEPKEELSGARSADELSYLIRHSATAGLLDKSDAQLLRRTLRFAEHDASEVMTPRVRMATVDIADTADTVIAQSRTTGFSRFPVIDGTPDRVVGVVHVKHAFAVPLEKRSGTRADALMSDVRTVPEGMGADHLLTVLRTEGLQIAVVGDEYGGTAGIVTLEDLVEEIVGELEDEHDRTRTGILRSGRSVTFDASWRPDEVLDRTGIEIPEEGDYETAGGYVTDVLERLPELGDEVRIAGGTLRVERIDGHRIVRLRYMPDDPEHDPSLMTDHDRTVDALVKGARHE